CCGTGCGGGCATTTCCTCAAGCGGGCCGTCCAACAGGACAAATTCGGGATCGTGAACGAATGCGCGCGCGATTTCGACCATCCGCGCCTGCCCTTGCGACAGCGCATCCACGGGCGTCGCAAAGAGGTGATCGATGCCGAATTCGAAGCCGATGCGATCCAGTTTGCGCCGCAGCCTGGGCCTTGCGGCGGCAGGGGCGGTAAGTGCCAGCCAGAGGTTTTCGTCGACTGTCAGCCCTCGGATGAGCGAGCCACCCTGAAAGCTGACCCCGCATTGGCGGCGCAGGCGGCGGCGCGCGTGTTGATCGCAAGTCGCAAGAACTTCGCCAAACAATGTGGCGCTTCCACTCAATGGTTCGCACAGGCCAAGCGCAAGACGCATGAGCATGGACTTGCCCACACCGCTCGCGCCGATGATCGCGACGCGTTCGGCCCTTCCAATCTGCAGGCTCACATTGTCGAGAAGGCGCTGCCCCGATACGATCAGGCTGACCGCGTTCAGATCGAGAACTGCGCTCACGCGAAGGCCTCCCACAGGGTGGCCGCGGCAAGGATTGCAAGCAGTCCGGTCCTGAACGCCTGACCGGCCCGCGCGCCGATGTCAGACGGCACGCGGACAGGCTGCGCTCCAATGGCCGCCCCCACGGCAAAGGCGATCAGGGAATAGACCATGACCTTGCCCAGCCCGGCAAGGAGCGCCACCCCGCTCCGGTCCGTAAGCGTCAGGATGTAAAGATCGTGCCAGCCGATGTTGGCTGTCGCCACGACTGTCAGTCCAGCCGCGAGAAGCGAGACGGCCGCACCCACGATGAGATGGGGTGGCCCGGCGAGGACAATACCCGCCAGCGCGGGGCCGAGCACGAAAGCCGCCGAGTCATTGCCCATGCTCTCCAGCGCCTCAATCTCGTTCGCAAGACGCATCGCACCTATTCGCGAGGCAAGGTCCACGGCGGTACTGCCGGAGGCGAATATCCCGATCACAAGAGGCACGATCTGCCGGAAAAGAGCCTCCGTCATCGCCGCCAGAACAAGAAGCTCGGCGCGGTAGACATTGAGAACCTGTCCCGCGAGGATACCCGTCAACGCTCCGATCAATGCAGAAATGGCCGCGATCATCGGCAATTGCCGCCACACCGATCGCGAGATCGCCACCGCGGTTGCGCCATAGACGAGCGGATCGTCATGCCAGCAGCGGACGGTGATGCCGCGCGCCGCCCGCCAGACAAGCCAGCAGGCCGTGCCCAAAAATCGCACCGGTTCGATCACGGTAGCCATGGTGCCTGCACGATGGTTCCTTCACGGTTGAGGCGGATGACGGGGGTGCCATCCGGTGCGGCGGCATCGCCACACAGGACGCGCAGGTCCGCATTCTTGTTCAATACCTCAAGCTCTCCTCCGAAAGGTACTGCGGTGACCGCGTCATATGTGTAAGCCGGTATGGCAAAGCCGCTGGCAACCACATCTATCAACGCGCCCTCGTCCTTCAGCGCCGCGATAGCCTCGGTTGAACGCGCTTCTACCAGAAAACGCGGCAGACGGTCAGGATAGTGGCTTTTCAGCGCAGCGATCAGGGGCGCAAGGCGTGGGCAGGGCGCACCGCCGGGGATCAGGCCAACTTCCAGCAAGCGAACAACGGCTTTGCCCTGCCGTGCCACGATCCTCGTGATTAGCCTCACCTGCTCCCGGTCGAGATCCTTGATTGCCTCGCTGAGGTCATCAAACGGCACGATATCGGGGTGCAGCCGTTCCGCGTCGTCGCGCACCGGCCCGAACCGCCATCCATCGGCCACCTTGGCAACCATCCAGCGGTCGTGCTCCGCCCTTGCCAGTTCCTCTTCCTCGTCTTGCCGCAGGCGGAAGGGAGGAAACCTGCGATCACTCTGCGACACTATGCGGCAGCCGATGTCTCGCAACTTCAGTTGATGGCAGTCAGCCACCATGCGATTGTCGGCCCGGTATCGCTCAGGCAGGTCTTCCCATTCACGCAGAGAATCGCGCGCGCCGATCTTTTCCCCATCGCCAAGCCGTCCTTCGAGATAGGATTCGTGAATTGCGCGGGCGGTCAGGTCATGCTGTTCCTGCATCAGGGCATCGGGATCAGCCAGCACCGCTTCATATCCAAACGGGGTGACCTTGTGTGACAGTGCGGCGGATGATCCAGCGTCAATACGTGCGTGAATCGGCGGCAAGGCTATGTCTGCCTCCGCATGAATGCTTACGATGCGCTCCGCCCATTCCCGTTGCACGGCAGCCGGACCTGCATCGATGATATAAGCGACGGGCCGGCCATAAGTACGGTGGAGTTCGGTGACGAGCGGAGCGATTTGCGCCTCCGTCCCGTCCCAGCGCACGAATGCGATCGGAGAGAGCGCATCGATCTTCCCGTGCCGATCGGCAATGGTGGCCTGCGCGGCACGAGGTTCCCTATCGATGACGACCAGTTTCGCCTTCCTGCCCCCTCGCCAGTGCCCCCCGGTCAGCAACCGCGCGATGTAGAGGCGTGTGACATCCGTCAACCCGATGACGAAGACGGTGGCGTCCTGCACATCGCTCCAGCGAAAAGCATCAAGGGTGTGATCGATAAACAGTCGCCTTGCCACCATGTCCGGCAGAATGGCTTGCCGCACGCGGGCCTGTGCATTGATCGTTCCGTCTTCGGCATCCGCAGGCAGGCTATCATCACCTGAGATGCTGACGATGATTTCCAGCGGATTTCCGGCAGGTCGCGCAAGATGCAATCCCGCAACGATCTGGCGGGCCAAAGCGAGGTTATCTGCGCCTTCCGGCCCCGTGAAGGCCAGAGCGCGCGCCGATTCCAGCCCACACTTCGCAAGATCGGGACAAATCGCAGCGCCATCGCGCAAAGCCGGGCCGATCCACGGCGCATCGGTGCGATTGCCCAGGATCACCACGGGTTTGTGTCGTGCCAGTTCGCCCATGACGATCATTCGGGCCAGCGCGCCATCCCCCGCCACAATCAGATGTTCCCCCCGCGCCCGCATCCGGGCAAGCGCGTACCGGTTTCCCAACACATGGTGCAGCAACCCGGCCATGAGCCAGATCAGGGCAAGTGGCGCAGTGAGCCGCGCGATATCAAGCGCCAGCGGGACTTCTTGCCAGGCAAGGTCGTCAGCCAGCATCCCGATGGATAGCCCCAGACTTCCTGCGGCCAGGCTTCCCCACGTCATACCGGGGTGTGCCTCGCCAAGGCCTGCCGCGCCGAGCATAAGCGCTCCGGCGAGCGCCGCAATCCGCCAAGGCAGGCTTGCGCGCATCGACCCTTATCGGGTCGTGCGAAGTCGCAGCACCGCTGCTGATACGCTGCCCGGCTCGCCTTTGGCCAGCACAGTGCGGAGCGCGGTAAGGAATTGCCGCTCGGTTGCATAGTCTGCGGTCGAAGGGTCAAACAGCGGCCTGGCAGACGAAAGCCCGATGATCATTTCTTCGCCAAAGGGCGCGCCGACCTGAAAGCGTGTTTCCTGCTTGCCGCCAAGGCCGATCGTCACCGGCTGGTCACCGGCATTGCCGCGATACAGCTCAACCGCGCTGCCATCGGCTTGAAGATAGACGATACTCAGCCATGGGCGGCTGGCCGTGCCCCGTGCAGTGATTCCAAAGATATCGCCCGCTTTCATCATCACAGGGTTGCCGCCGCGCTGCTTTCCTCTCTCGGTAAGAACCGTAATCTTGACGTCACCCGGCGCCAGCGCGTCGGATAGCGTGATTTCCGCCTCGCATTGCGGCCAACGATGAGTATCCACCTTCCACTGCACGTTGGCGTCAACGGCTGTCGCGGCCATGCGAAGGGCCGAAAGTTCGGTTTCATCGCCGCCGAAACCGCTGACCGAAAGGCGGCCGTTTGTCCGCGACGAAGAAATCTTGCTGCAACTGACAGCCGCTGCCTGCTTGGTGAAGGTGAGATAGGGATCGACAGGCACAGGCACCGGAACCGGGGTGGGTGACGGCACAGGCTTGGCCTGCGCCGGCTGCATTTTCATGGCATAGGCTTCGCCGACCAGCAGCCCGAAGGTCGAATAATCGATCCAGGCATAGCCGGCATCACCCCAATGCGTTCCCCACGAATTGACGACGCGGAACGCCTGCCGCCCTTCGTCGTATCCGACCACGGCCATGGCATGCCAGTTCGTGTTTTCCGGCATGTTGTGGCGGTATACGGTATCACCGCGCAGTGCCTTGAAATCGGCCATGACCGGCATAGCGAAGACAACTGGCTCCCCGCGCGAGAGCGCACCCTTGATATCGTCAAGCACGACCTTCGAACCATCGGCCCTTTTCGATCGGCTTATGGCCCGCCAATCGGACAGTCGATTGGCCTTTGCCTTGCCGATAAGGGCTTCGGGCGCTGGAATCGAGCATCGGGAAATCTCATCGGGAAATTCCGAAAGAGTGACCGTGCCTTCGGTCTGCAACAGCTTGAGAGCATCCACGATACGGATCGCGCGATCGCAGGCCGAACCCGGCCTGCGCAGGCGATTGTAAACGTAGGCCGGACTCATGGGATCGGCGGTGGGTGCCTCTCCAGACGCCGCTTCCGCGACAAGGAACGAGTGCGCCGAATAAGCGGTGGCCCATGCAACGCAATTTGGCTGAGCGCCCTGGTATCCGGGTTTGGGGAACAACGGGGTCAGATCCACCTGCTTGGGCAGGAACGCGCGGAATTGCCCCACTTTCGGCAAGGTGTCGTATTCGTCGGCGTCAATCGGCTCTGCGCCAGTCATGAACACGGGCGCGGCGTCACTGGGCTGCGCCAATGCACTCACCTGTGCCAATGCAGCGATCGCCAGTCCGATCATCCCGGCACTGCGGGCCAACCGGACTTGCATCAACGACATTTTCCCCACAACTGCCCCCATTCAATCCGCACCGATCAGTGGATCACCTCGTCGGCGTTGAGATCGCGCACGATGCGCAAACCTGAATCATCGCGCTTGCGCCCGCCGTTCACTGTCAGGCGGTTCGCCACGCGCAGTTCACCCGGCGTACTTTGAAATGATCCTCCGCGCAGGATGCGGGCCTTGCATTGGCCATCGGCGCAGCCGTCAGTCCATTCCCACGCGTTCCCGGCCATCTGGTAAAGCCCGAAAGCGTTGGGCGGGTAGGCCGCAACAGCTTCGGGATAGCCACGATAGGGCGACGTGGGTGACCCGCGATAACTTGCGGTCTGATCGTAATTGGCATCGCTGGGCGAAATCTCGTCGCCCCATGGAAACACCGAGCTGGCATTTGCGCGCGCAGCGTATTCCCATTCAACTTCGGTCGGCAGGCGATAGGGTAGGCCCGATTGCACGGAAAGCCAGGCGACATAGGCCTGCGCATCTTCAAAACTGATGCCTGTGGCGGGCAAAAGCGGGTTGGGATTTTCCCTGGACCAGTCCGCCACCGGCCGACAGGCGCGATCACGCACGCAAGCTGCCCACTCACTGACAGTGACTTCGAAGATGCTCATCGCGAAGGGTCGCTCGATCGTCACCTGCCGCTGGACCGGCTCGTCCGATCCCCGACCGGCCTCGTTCGCGGTGGATCCGATCACGGCGGTGCCTGCCGGAATGGCCTTGAGATAGGGGCAGTTCGCACAATCGTAGAACCGGTCCTGCGCGTTGGCATCGCAGGACACGAAGCACGGCGGACTACCCTGCAATCCATAATCGAACGTGGGTTTCTGCAGCGTCTTCCCGCCTTTCAGACCCGCCACGGCAACCCGGTCCGATGTGCGTTTCAGCGCGTCGGCGATGTTCTGCAAGGGCCGCCGCACTTCTTCGGCAAGGATGCGCGAAAAAGCGCCATTGTCGAACGCGACCTGATCGGCGCTTGTCGAAAAGGCGACAAGGTAGCCTTGATCGGGACGTAGCGCCGTATCGGATTCACGGACGATCCGGCGCAAGCCCTTGCTTCCGACGACGCCGCTTGTCGATCGCGCGGCATCCGCAACCATGGCGGGATCCCGCGCCACCTCTGGCGGCACGTCGAGGACGTTCCGGCACATATCCAGCACGATCAGGATATTTCTCGCCCCGGACCCCAGCAGTTCGCGCGTCAGGCGCGCGCGGGTAAGCGAGACGTGTTCGCTGCTCAGTTGCGACGGAGCGTCAATGGGGAGGAGGACAAGATCGCCGTAGCTGGAAAGCGCCGCGCCATGTCCCGAAAAATAAAGCACACCGAAAGCTTCCGGTCCCGCCGATTTCAGCGCTTCGCGAAATTCCGCAACTTTCTGCCGCATCTGGACAAGATCGAGATCGCGGTACGCCTGCACCGCGCCGCTGCCGGTCGCGTTGACGAAACCTGTCGCGGTCAAAGCGCTGGCCATTCTGTCACCATCATTCGCGGTGACGACCAGCTTGTCGAAATTGCGATATTGCCCATTCGCGATGACGAGCGCGAGACGGGGCGCACCGCTGGCAGCCTGCGCCACCGCGCCAGGCACGATCGCCAGGATTGCAGACAGCAACAGCAAGAGGACCCGGCGCAGCATGATCAGGATGCTGTGCGGCGGCGAAACAGCACCTGCGTTACCGCCTGATCGGCCCCGTTGACCTGCAAGACGGCATCGTAGCGCCTGACCGCCTCGAACCGGTCGACCGGCTTGCTTTGAAACAGCCGGTTGAAGAACGAGAAGAAGCCGCGGCTTTTCCGGCAATATTCGTTGGCCATGATCTTGCCGCCCGAAGCCTTCACCTCTTCAAGCCAACGTCCAATCATGGGCGGAGGATCACCCTCGGCAGGCCAGGGTCCCGAAATATCAACCGATACGTCCTGCTTTGCGCCGTTCAGCTTGCGCGCAAGATCCCGGTCAAATCTGGCCGCGTCACCGCCATACCGCATGGTGCGAATGTCTGCCTTGGCGAACGGTCGCGCGCATTTCTGGAGCATGACGGTTGGTGGTGGTGGCGGCTGTGGGGCGGATGTGGGAACGGGTGCCGGTGCGGGCTTTGGCTCGGCCTTGAGGATGATAACGCCGCGCGTGGCACGGTCGCTGCCTTCTTGCCCTTCGGTGCCGGTTTGCTGGGCGTTTGCCGGGGCAGAAAAGATGGCAACGGCCATCGCCGAGCAAACCAGTAGGCTGCCGTGGTCGGACCTGCCGGTGAGATGACGTGGCAACTCTTCCTCCCGCATGGCCAATGTGACGAACACAAATGAATTTGCTTCTTGCTTGACAGAGGGCTTATGGCGTCGGGAAAGGTGTTGCAATCAAAAATTAAGGATGTCCACGTGGTTGGCAGCAGGCAAATCGCGGCAGGCTTTCTTCTTGGCCTGTCTGCCATGATGTCCACAAGCGCTCATGCCGAAGTGCGCGCTCTTCTTGTGGGGGTTTCACGCTTCAACTCGCCAATCATCCCCGACCTTGAAGGCCCGGCCAATGATCTTTTGGCAATGGAGACTTTGGTCCGCAAGGAAGGCGCAACAGACGTCACCGTCCTGCGCGATGACAGCGTCACCCGGACGACCGTGGAGACTGCGCTGCACGCAATGGGATTGCGGTCCCGCCCAGGAGACTGGATTTTGCTGTATTATTCAGGCCACGGTGCGCAGGCCGAAGCGAAATTGAAGGGCACGCGCGACGGCGATCAGGACCAGTTCCTGCCTTTGGCGGGATTCGATCCTGATAACCAGGATCCTGAACGCTTCATCGTCGACAAGGATTTCTATGATTGGCTCGCACGTTATGTAGCGCCGGAAGTGCAGATTCTCATGATTGCCGATACTTGCCATTCGGGAACATTGCACCGTTCGATCGATCCGCGATCTTACCGGTTCACGCCCCGGCTTGCCCTGCGCGCCGTTTCCTCCAGCCTTCAGCTGGTGTCGCGGCCGGGACCGAAATTCCCTGCCGTGCTCGACTACAAGACCGGCGACAGTACGCACCCCGCCGAATCGCTGGAGCGTGAGGACCTGCCCAACCTCATCTATATCGCAGCGGCGCAGGATGAGGAGCTCGCACAGGAAACGCCCATGCCGACCGAGGAAGGCCCGTCGCGCGGATTGCTGACTTATGCGTTTGAGGAAGGCCTTTCGAAGCACGGGCCTGATGGGAAGACGCTGCTGGCCGATCTGGACGCGGACGGGTCCGTCAGTGCGGCAGAGATGTCGATCTATGTCGACGGGCAGGTGCGGGCGCTGACCGGCCAACGCCAGCGTCCGCGCACGTCCTACATCAGCGGCAGGGAAGCGACACGCCTGTTTGCAACACCGAACATCGCCGTCGCGCCACCGACGCCTGCCCCGATACCAGCGATCTTTGCGCAGGACCGGCGCGCGAAAGCGATGCTTTCCTCGCCATCGGCCACCTGGAAAGTTACGCAGTCGGCGCAGGATGCCGATTTCGTGCTGGACTACGCCACCGGCGCGCTGGTCCGCCGTTCGGGCGATGTCGTTGCACAAGAGGTTACCTCTACCGCAAGACTGCTTGGCGTACTTGATAAATGGAGCGCACTGGAAAGCCTGCGACCGATGATCAACGAAGCCCGCGCCCAGCTTGCAGTCTCGCCCCAGCGCGAAGGTTCGCGCTATGCCGCGGGCGCGACAGTCAAGGTCAGGTTGGAATCGACGGCCGGATTGAAGGCGGGGGCCTATGCCACCGTGTTCAATATCGCATCCGATGGCACGATCCAGCGGCTGTTCCCCGTCGATCCATCCGATGGCAGCGGGCAAATCCTGCCCGATGGGGCACTCTCGCTGATCGAGGCGCAAGTGATCGAACCATTCGGCGTCGATCATGTTGTCGCGGTCGTTTCAGAATCCGATCAGACCGGGTTCAGGGCACTGTTGCAAACGCTGGACGGGCAGCGCGGCTTCGGCAAGCTGGTTGAGCCAATCAAGGCAATCCTGGCGGAGTCACCGGGAAGCGCCAGCATTTCCATCGCAGAAATTTATACCGGCAACTGAAGGTCAATTGCTGAGGATCACCGTCCGGCTTTTCGCAGCCGACTTGTTGATCACATCGACGCGATATTCCCCGTTGCTGCTGGGCCGGGTCTGGCAGACCGGGGCATAATCGCCCTGATCGTCAACACATGCGACCCTGCCGCGATTGTCGGTAACGCGCAGGACAAGGCTCGTGCCAAGATCGCCGATTGCGCCGATGCGCAGCAGGTCGCCGCCCTTGGCCATCACCCGAAACTGATACGTGGCCAGTGGATTCACCAGTTGTACGCTGCGGACCAGACCACTGCCAAGATTCGACGAAAGCACGCCGCGATGGCTGGTCGTCTCGGCAATGCGTATCTGCTGCAACAGCATGGTATCACCCGATGCAAATCCGCGCGCTTCGGCAAACAGGGCTGCGGGTGTAAACCCCGCATCGACCTCTGCCGGGCCACTCACCGGCACTTCGGCCAGCATGCGCCCCGCTGTCAGCATGGCGGCGGGATCCTTGGTTCGCCTGGCATATTCGGCCACGGTGCGCGCGGCCATCGCCTGCGCGAACGGATCGAACGGTGCAGCACTCACCTGGCCCGATTCGCCCGCCAGCGCCGAAACCGGGATCGACAACGCCACAATCATGCCGACAATCGCCTTGAACATCGTCAATCTCCCGAAAAATTGCGTCACGCCCCTGGTAATGTGCGAAGACTACCGCCCGACTCATTGCAGAACTTGCCGTTCCATCTCAACAAGTATGCTCGAAATCTGGAACCGACAGATGCGCTACGCGGCATTTATCAGCTACAGCCACCAGGACCGCAAGGTTGCCAAATGGCTGCACCGTGCAATCGAGACCTACCGAATTCCGCGCGATCTGACGCAGGAGGTGGTCAATGATGCCGGTGACGTGGTGGACGCGTCGCGCATTTCGCCCACCGCCCTGCGCCCGATCTTTCGGGATGACGATGAACTGGGCGGTGCCGCCGAACTTGGGCCGAAGCTTGAGGCTGCACTGGCCGCTGCCGAGGCGCTGATCGTGGTGTGTTCACCAGCGGCGGCTGCATCAGAATGGGTAGGCAAGGAAATCCGCACGTTTCGGACGATGCACCCTGATGCGCCTGTCCTGGCTGTGATCGCGCACGGTCAGCCCGGCAATCCAGCGGCCGAGTGTTTTCCTGAGGCCTTGCGTTGGGGTGTGCACGAGGATGGATCGCTTGACCGGGACCGCCCGATGGAGCCTTTGGCACCAGATCTCCAGAAATCGGCCAGAGCCACGGTCAAGCTCAAGCTGATCGCCGGCTTGCTGGGGGTGGGTTACAGCAAACTCACCCGGCGCGAAGCGCGCAGGCGCCAGCGCTTCCTGATTTTCGCAAGCAGTGCTGCGGCGGTTCTGCTGGTGATCCTGTCCGGGCTGACGATTGCGGCCATCACCTCCGCGCGCGAAGCCATTCGCGAACGCAATGCCGCCGATGTTGCGCGCAAGGCCGCGCTGCAGGAGCGCAATGCAGCCGTCGCGGCGCGCGATCTTGCCGAAAGGCGCGCATGGCTGGCGCAGCAGGCCGCCAGCCAGATCCGCAGTTTCGCAGCCGACGCTGATTGCTCCGTCCCCTGACACCGAAATGGGAATGAATTTAAGCCACCATATTTGTTGCGATATTTTTGCATCAGGCTTCAAGAACAGTGGAAGTCCGACCCTGGTTGGTTTAACACCGCATTAAGGGTCGTCATAAAAGCATCACTGATTTTGCACCGCCGCAGTTTGGGGCGGGCGTTTTGTTGCGCAATGAAAAGAGGCGAACCCAGGGGATCGCTTCAGAAAACGGGGGAACAATGAAAAAGATTTTTGGTGGGGTTCTTTTCGGAGCCGCGTCGACGTTTGGCATGGCCGATCAGGCAAGTGCGCAAACCGTAGTCAACTATG
This genomic interval from Novosphingobium sp. CECT 9465 contains the following:
- a CDS encoding RyR domain-containing protein; translated protein: MRASLPWRIAALAGALMLGAAGLGEAHPGMTWGSLAAGSLGLSIGMLADDLAWQEVPLALDIARLTAPLALIWLMAGLLHHVLGNRYALARMRARGEHLIVAGDGALARMIVMGELARHKPVVILGNRTDAPWIGPALRDGAAICPDLAKCGLESARALAFTGPEGADNLALARQIVAGLHLARPAGNPLEIIVSISGDDSLPADAEDGTINAQARVRQAILPDMVARRLFIDHTLDAFRWSDVQDATVFVIGLTDVTRLYIARLLTGGHWRGGRKAKLVVIDREPRAAQATIADRHGKIDALSPIAFVRWDGTEAQIAPLVTELHRTYGRPVAYIIDAGPAAVQREWAERIVSIHAEADIALPPIHARIDAGSSAALSHKVTPFGYEAVLADPDALMQEQHDLTARAIHESYLEGRLGDGEKIGARDSLREWEDLPERYRADNRMVADCHQLKLRDIGCRIVSQSDRRFPPFRLRQDEEEELARAEHDRWMVAKVADGWRFGPVRDDAERLHPDIVPFDDLSEAIKDLDREQVRLITRIVARQGKAVVRLLEVGLIPGGAPCPRLAPLIAALKSHYPDRLPRFLVEARSTEAIAALKDEGALIDVVASGFAIPAYTYDAVTAVPFGGELEVLNKNADLRVLCGDAAAPDGTPVIRLNREGTIVQAPWLP
- a CDS encoding SUMF1/EgtB/PvdO family nonheme iron enzyme, with product MLRRVLLLLLSAILAIVPGAVAQAASGAPRLALVIANGQYRNFDKLVVTANDGDRMASALTATGFVNATGSGAVQAYRDLDLVQMRQKVAEFREALKSAGPEAFGVLYFSGHGAALSSYGDLVLLPIDAPSQLSSEHVSLTRARLTRELLGSGARNILIVLDMCRNVLDVPPEVARDPAMVADAARSTSGVVGSKGLRRIVRESDTALRPDQGYLVAFSTSADQVAFDNGAFSRILAEEVRRPLQNIADALKRTSDRVAVAGLKGGKTLQKPTFDYGLQGSPPCFVSCDANAQDRFYDCANCPYLKAIPAGTAVIGSTANEAGRGSDEPVQRQVTIERPFAMSIFEVTVSEWAACVRDRACRPVADWSRENPNPLLPATGISFEDAQAYVAWLSVQSGLPYRLPTEVEWEYAARANASSVFPWGDEISPSDANYDQTASYRGSPTSPYRGYPEAVAAYPPNAFGLYQMAGNAWEWTDGCADGQCKARILRGGSFQSTPGELRVANRLTVNGGRKRDDSGLRIVRDLNADEVIH
- a CDS encoding ATP-binding cassette domain-containing protein, with product MSAVLDLNAVSLIVSGQRLLDNVSLQIGRAERVAIIGASGVGKSMLMRLALGLCEPLSGSATLFGEVLATCDQHARRRLRRQCGVSFQGGSLIRGLTVDENLWLALTAPAAARPRLRRKLDRIGFEFGIDHLFATPVDALSQGQARMVEIARAFVHDPEFVLLDGPLEEMPARSAFLEKQLQRNTVIRPRAMLLITQNEDVAFRVCERVYRLEEGRLLAQSAGRSAIAVPGTS
- a CDS encoding TIR domain-containing protein codes for the protein MLEIWNRQMRYAAFISYSHQDRKVAKWLHRAIETYRIPRDLTQEVVNDAGDVVDASRISPTALRPIFRDDDELGGAAELGPKLEAALAAAEALIVVCSPAAAASEWVGKEIRTFRTMHPDAPVLAVIAHGQPGNPAAECFPEALRWGVHEDGSLDRDRPMEPLAPDLQKSARATVKLKLIAGLLGVGYSKLTRREARRRQRFLIFASSAAAVLLVILSGLTIAAITSAREAIRERNAADVARKAALQERNAAVAARDLAERRAWLAQQAASQIRSFAADADCSVP
- a CDS encoding ABC transporter permease encodes the protein MATVIEPVRFLGTACWLVWRAARGITVRCWHDDPLVYGATAVAISRSVWRQLPMIAAISALIGALTGILAGQVLNVYRAELLVLAAMTEALFRQIVPLVIGIFASGSTAVDLASRIGAMRLANEIEALESMGNDSAAFVLGPALAGIVLAGPPHLIVGAAVSLLAAGLTVVATANIGWHDLYILTLTDRSGVALLAGLGKVMVYSLIAFAVGAAIGAQPVRVPSDIGARAGQAFRTGLLAILAAATLWEAFA
- a CDS encoding C1 family peptidase, whose amino-acid sequence is MQVRLARSAGMIGLAIAALAQVSALAQPSDAAPVFMTGAEPIDADEYDTLPKVGQFRAFLPKQVDLTPLFPKPGYQGAQPNCVAWATAYSAHSFLVAEAASGEAPTADPMSPAYVYNRLRRPGSACDRAIRIVDALKLLQTEGTVTLSEFPDEISRCSIPAPEALIGKAKANRLSDWRAISRSKRADGSKVVLDDIKGALSRGEPVVFAMPVMADFKALRGDTVYRHNMPENTNWHAMAVVGYDEGRQAFRVVNSWGTHWGDAGYAWIDYSTFGLLVGEAYAMKMQPAQAKPVPSPTPVPVPVPVDPYLTFTKQAAAVSCSKISSSRTNGRLSVSGFGGDETELSALRMAATAVDANVQWKVDTHRWPQCEAEITLSDALAPGDVKITVLTERGKQRGGNPVMMKAGDIFGITARGTASRPWLSIVYLQADGSAVELYRGNAGDQPVTIGLGGKQETRFQVGAPFGEEMIIGLSSARPLFDPSTADYATERQFLTALRTVLAKGEPGSVSAAVLRLRTTR
- a CDS encoding caspase family protein, coding for MQSKIKDVHVVGSRQIAAGFLLGLSAMMSTSAHAEVRALLVGVSRFNSPIIPDLEGPANDLLAMETLVRKEGATDVTVLRDDSVTRTTVETALHAMGLRSRPGDWILLYYSGHGAQAEAKLKGTRDGDQDQFLPLAGFDPDNQDPERFIVDKDFYDWLARYVAPEVQILMIADTCHSGTLHRSIDPRSYRFTPRLALRAVSSSLQLVSRPGPKFPAVLDYKTGDSTHPAESLEREDLPNLIYIAAAQDEELAQETPMPTEEGPSRGLLTYAFEEGLSKHGPDGKTLLADLDADGSVSAAEMSIYVDGQVRALTGQRQRPRTSYISGREATRLFATPNIAVAPPTPAPIPAIFAQDRRAKAMLSSPSATWKVTQSAQDADFVLDYATGALVRRSGDVVAQEVTSTARLLGVLDKWSALESLRPMINEARAQLAVSPQREGSRYAAGATVKVRLESTAGLKAGAYATVFNIASDGTIQRLFPVDPSDGSGQILPDGALSLIEAQVIEPFGVDHVVAVVSESDQTGFRALLQTLDGQRGFGKLVEPIKAILAESPGSASISIAEIYTGN